A region of Desulfuromonas sp. TF DNA encodes the following proteins:
- a CDS encoding cytochrome c — protein sequence MIRSLLIVLAILSMAAPALAVTFDHAEHLAILEGEPCATCHMDPEKDTVVFNGPGTIVPDQAVCLNCHEEDFIQEVEFPALKTHGPVWALNHRPFAKGNTYDCAACHQQVDCLECHKSGFADEMGAFGNNMINVHRSDFHVTHPIAARTDPQLCSSCHESKFCRDCHDNFAPEDLAVLSHRRGWSDITVGPTGPAHAQFNESQCQTCHPDSVLPVHEWSPQHAREARKNLATCQACHPEGDVCLKCHSARTGLRVNPHPSDWDDIKGRLDRASGGRTCRKCH from the coding sequence ATGATTCGCAGTTTACTTATTGTTCTTGCCATCCTGAGTATGGCCGCTCCGGCCTTGGCGGTGACCTTCGATCATGCAGAGCATCTGGCCATCCTGGAGGGCGAGCCCTGTGCTACCTGCCATATGGATCCGGAGAAAGACACGGTTGTTTTCAACGGGCCGGGAACGATCGTTCCCGACCAGGCTGTCTGCTTGAACTGCCATGAAGAGGATTTCATTCAGGAGGTCGAGTTCCCGGCACTGAAGACCCACGGCCCTGTGTGGGCGCTCAATCATCGCCCCTTCGCCAAGGGAAACACCTATGACTGCGCCGCCTGCCACCAGCAGGTCGACTGCCTGGAGTGCCACAAGTCGGGCTTTGCCGACGAGATGGGGGCTTTCGGCAACAACATGATCAACGTGCATCGCAGCGACTTTCACGTCACCCATCCCATCGCCGCCCGCACCGACCCGCAGCTGTGCTCCAGTTGTCACGAATCGAAATTCTGCAGGGACTGCCACGACAACTTCGCTCCGGAGGATCTGGCGGTCCTCTCTCATCGCAGGGGCTGGAGCGATATCACCGTTGGACCGACCGGTCCGGCCCATGCCCAGTTCAACGAGAGCCAGTGCCAGACCTGCCATCCCGATTCGGTTCTGCCGGTCCACGAGTGGTCCCCCCAGCATGCCCGCGAGGCGCGCAAGAATCTGGCCACCTGCCAGGCCTGCCACCCCGAGGGGGACGTCTGTCTTAAGTGTCACAGCGCCAGAACGGGCCTGAGAGTCAATCCTCACCCCAGCGACTGGGATGACATCAAGGGACGGCTCGACCGGGCCAGCGGCGGTAGAACCTGTCGGAAATGTCATTAG